Proteins found in one Bacillus sp. SM2101 genomic segment:
- the pabC gene encoding aminodeoxychorismate lyase, whose product MYIYLDGKIIKKEDAKISPFDHGYMYGIGLFETLAVYDGHPFLLDDHLSRLNEGLNSLAIDIELHRDEIFSIITRLLNKNNLSNAYVRLNVSAGVGDIGLSVEHYTKPTVIIYIKPLQVPVAEKAGVFLKTKRNTPEGKSRLKSHHFLNNVFGKREIGVDATKEGIFLSQKGFIAEGIVSNVFWVKNDKIYTPSLETGILNGVTRQFVMTLAKHNGLHIDDGLFKPDEMLMADEVFVTNSIQELIPIYKIEHRYFQGNKGMVFNTLKKQYNETKKSLWSRVDLHSFWKE is encoded by the coding sequence ATGTATATATACTTAGACGGCAAAATTATAAAAAAAGAAGATGCGAAGATCTCTCCATTTGACCACGGGTATATGTATGGAATAGGTTTGTTTGAGACACTTGCAGTATATGATGGACACCCTTTTTTGTTGGATGACCATCTTTCAAGGTTAAATGAAGGGTTAAACAGTTTAGCGATAGATATAGAACTGCATCGAGATGAGATTTTCTCAATCATTACTCGTTTACTTAACAAAAATAACCTTTCAAATGCTTACGTTAGATTGAATGTTTCAGCTGGAGTAGGAGATATCGGTTTGTCGGTTGAACATTATACAAAACCTACCGTCATTATATATATAAAACCACTGCAAGTACCAGTTGCTGAAAAAGCTGGTGTTTTTCTAAAAACAAAGAGAAATACACCAGAAGGAAAAAGTCGATTAAAGTCCCATCATTTTTTAAACAATGTTTTTGGGAAGAGAGAGATAGGAGTAGATGCGACAAAGGAAGGGATATTTCTATCTCAAAAGGGATTTATTGCAGAGGGGATTGTGTCGAACGTTTTTTGGGTAAAGAACGATAAAATCTACACACCTTCTCTGGAAACAGGGATTTTGAACGGAGTTACAAGACAATTTGTAATGACTCTTGCAAAACATAATGGTTTGCATATTGATGATGGGTTATTTAAACCGGATGAAATGCTAATGGCTGATGAGGTGTTTGTCACAAATTCGATTCAAGAATTGATACCGATATATAAAATAGAACATAGATATTTTCAGGGAAATAAGGGCATGGTTTTTAATACTTTGAAGAAGCAATACAATGAAACGAAAAAATCGTTATGGAGTAGGGTTGACCTACACAGTTTTTGGAAGGAGTGA
- the dusB gene encoding tRNA dihydrouridine synthase DusB: MLKIGDLQMKNPVVLAPMAGVCNSAFRLTVKEFGAGLVCAEMVSDKAILYKNAKTLGMLYIDEREKPLSLQIFGGEKETLVEAAKFVEQNTTADIIDINMGCPVPKITKCDAGAKWLLDPAKIYEMVAAVVDAVQKPVTVKMRMGWDDEHIFAIENAMAVERAGGKAVSLHGRTREQMYEGKANWDIIKQVKQAVNIPIIGNGDVESPQDAKAMLEQTGCDGVMIGRAALGNPWMIYRTVKYLETGELIEEPGIREKIDVCILHLDRLIALKNENIAVKEMRKHAAWYLKGIKGNARVRNAINDCHNRADLVNLLTKFVDDVENKQQSVAKVV; encoded by the coding sequence ATGCTGAAGATTGGTGATTTACAAATGAAAAACCCTGTTGTGTTAGCGCCTATGGCTGGTGTATGTAACTCAGCCTTCAGGCTAACTGTAAAAGAATTTGGTGCAGGGCTTGTTTGTGCAGAAATGGTGAGCGATAAAGCCATTCTATATAAAAATGCAAAGACGTTAGGTATGCTCTATATTGATGAACGAGAGAAGCCGCTCAGCTTGCAAATATTTGGTGGAGAAAAAGAGACTCTTGTAGAAGCCGCGAAATTTGTAGAACAAAACACAACAGCAGATATTATTGATATTAATATGGGGTGTCCAGTTCCCAAAATTACAAAGTGTGATGCAGGTGCAAAATGGTTGCTTGATCCAGCTAAAATATATGAGATGGTTGCTGCTGTCGTTGATGCTGTACAAAAACCTGTCACTGTAAAAATGCGTATGGGTTGGGACGATGAACATATATTTGCAATTGAGAATGCAATGGCAGTTGAACGTGCTGGAGGAAAAGCTGTATCGTTACATGGAAGAACACGTGAGCAAATGTATGAGGGTAAGGCAAACTGGGATATCATTAAACAGGTAAAACAAGCAGTTAATATACCGATCATCGGAAATGGTGATGTTGAATCTCCGCAGGATGCAAAAGCGATGCTTGAGCAAACAGGTTGTGATGGGGTCATGATAGGACGAGCTGCATTAGGTAACCCTTGGATGATATACCGTACAGTCAAATATCTTGAAACGGGTGAATTAATTGAAGAACCTGGAATTCGAGAAAAGATAGATGTTTGTATTTTACACCTTGACCGACTAATTGCTCTAAAAAATGAGAACATAGCGGTGAAAGAAATGAGAAAGCATGCAGCATGGTATTTAAAAGGGATCAAAGGCAATGCTAGAGTAAGGAATGCTATAAATGATTGTCATAATAGAGCAGACTTAGTAAATCTACTAACAAAGTTCGTTGATGATGTGGAAAATAAACAGCAAAGTGTAGCGAAAGTTGTTTGA
- the pabA gene encoding aminodeoxychorismate/anthranilate synthase component II produces the protein MILMIDNYDSFTYNLVQYLGELGEELVVKRNDEITIKEIEELNPNFIMISPGPCSPNEAGISLETIQYFAGKIPLFGVCLGHQSIAQAFGGDVVRADKLMHGKTSQIFHNQKTIFTDIENPLTATRYHSLIVKRETLPDCFEITAWTEEDEIMAIRHKTLPIEGVQFHPESIMTAFGKRLLKNFIEQYREVK, from the coding sequence ATGATTTTAATGATCGATAATTATGATTCTTTTACGTATAACCTAGTACAATACTTAGGTGAATTAGGAGAAGAGTTGGTCGTAAAGCGTAACGATGAAATAACGATAAAAGAAATTGAGGAGCTAAACCCAAACTTTATTATGATTTCCCCTGGGCCATGTAGCCCTAATGAAGCAGGTATAAGCCTGGAAACTATTCAATATTTTGCTGGGAAAATTCCGCTTTTCGGAGTGTGTTTAGGACATCAATCGATTGCTCAGGCATTTGGTGGCGATGTTGTAAGAGCTGATAAATTAATGCATGGAAAAACATCTCAAATTTTTCATAATCAAAAAACAATTTTTACAGATATTGAAAATCCTTTAACTGCAACTAGATATCATTCTTTAATTGTGAAAAGAGAGACTTTACCTGATTGTTTTGAAATTACAGCTTGGACTGAAGAAGATGAGATTATGGCGATTAGACATAAAACCCTCCCTATTGAAGGTGTTCAATTTCATCCAGAGTCTATTATGACTGCTTTCGGTAAACGACTACTTAAAAATTTTATTGAGCAATATAGGGAAGTAAAATAA
- the folP gene encoding dihydropteroate synthase, whose translation MGIVNATPDSFSDGGKFNSIELAVKHAERMTSEGADIIDIGGESTRPGANKVLLDEELSRVIPVVKEVAANVNVAVSIDTYKAEVAKQAIEAGAHIINDVWGAKADPKMAEVAAHYQVPIVLMHNRTNRNYQNFFVDVLNDLKESVSIVKSAGVKDDNIILDPGVGFAKSFEQNLEIIRHLDELNKLGYPVLLGTSRKSFIGQILDLPPAERVEGTGATVCLGIEKGCHIVRVHDVMQISRIAMMMDALIGKGVKNNR comes from the coding sequence ATGGGTATAGTCAATGCTACACCCGATTCATTTTCAGATGGGGGCAAATTTAATTCGATCGAATTAGCTGTAAAGCATGCTGAGAGAATGACTTCTGAAGGTGCTGATATTATTGATATAGGTGGAGAATCTACACGCCCTGGGGCAAATAAAGTGTTGTTAGATGAAGAATTATCAAGAGTTATTCCAGTTGTAAAAGAAGTTGCTGCAAATGTGAATGTGGCGGTATCTATAGATACGTACAAGGCTGAAGTAGCTAAGCAGGCAATTGAGGCTGGTGCTCATATAATTAATGATGTTTGGGGTGCTAAGGCTGATCCAAAAATGGCCGAGGTAGCTGCACATTATCAAGTTCCAATTGTATTAATGCATAATCGGACTAACCGTAATTACCAAAACTTTTTTGTTGATGTGCTTAATGATTTGAAAGAGAGTGTGTCTATCGTTAAGTCTGCCGGAGTGAAAGATGATAACATTATTTTAGATCCTGGTGTTGGTTTTGCAAAATCTTTTGAACAGAATCTTGAAATCATACGACATTTAGATGAGTTAAACAAGCTTGGATACCCTGTGTTATTAGGGACATCTCGAAAGTCTTTCATTGGACAAATTTTGGATTTGCCACCAGCTGAACGTGTAGAAGGTACAGGTGCAACTGTTTGTCTTGGTATAGAAAAAGGATGCCACATCGTAAGAGTTCATGATGTTATGCAAATTTCTAGAATCGCCATGATGATGGATGCTTTGATAGGGAAAGGTGTGAAGAACAATAGATAA
- the trpE gene encoding anthranilate synthase component I produces MQQRRPVARKLPIKEDEWFKRYKYLSKDEPYHMLLESGRGGQYSIIGLRPFATIKGKNNQVEIIEHGQRSTIEGDPLVVLKEWMRKYKTEHVPSLPDFQGGAIGYISYDYVRQIEKLPTVAADDLLTPDICFFIFDDIFVYDHNENILWLMTIDNGDDEKTQKRLDHYERMWSVEISHELNFAYPTQESQHQNVSMSEEEFKEAVEKVKNYIAQGDVFQINLSVRQSKSITKHPIDIYEQLRELNPSPYMAYLEMGEVQIVSGSPELLIKKDGEEVSTRPIAGTRSRGTTHEEDVKLANELIQNEKERAEHVMLVDLERNDLGRVCRYGTVEVDEFMVIEKYSHVMHIVSNVKGKLDKSKNAHDLIRAVFPGGTITGAPKVRTMEIIEELEPVRRGMYTGSIGWIGFSDNIELNIVIRTMVVKDGIAHIQAGAGIVIDSNPKYEYKESLKKAKALWKAIELCEAKKVNSLE; encoded by the coding sequence ATGCAACAAAGAAGACCTGTAGCTAGGAAATTACCTATCAAAGAAGATGAGTGGTTTAAAAGATATAAATACTTATCAAAAGATGAACCGTATCACATGCTACTTGAAAGTGGCCGTGGGGGGCAATATAGCATAATTGGTCTTAGGCCGTTTGCAACAATTAAAGGAAAAAATAATCAGGTTGAAATTATAGAACATGGTCAACGCTCTACAATAGAAGGAGATCCACTTGTGGTTCTTAAGGAATGGATGAGGAAATATAAAACTGAACATGTACCTAGCTTACCAGATTTTCAGGGTGGTGCTATTGGCTATATAAGCTATGATTATGTTCGGCAAATTGAAAAACTACCTACAGTGGCTGCTGATGATTTACTTACCCCTGATATTTGTTTTTTTATTTTTGATGACATTTTTGTTTATGATCATAATGAGAATATACTATGGCTAATGACGATTGATAACGGAGATGATGAAAAAACACAGAAACGTTTAGATCATTATGAGAGGATGTGGAGTGTAGAGATAAGTCATGAACTAAATTTCGCTTACCCTACACAAGAAAGTCAACATCAAAATGTATCAATGTCTGAAGAGGAATTTAAAGAAGCAGTAGAGAAGGTAAAGAATTATATTGCACAAGGTGATGTCTTTCAGATAAATTTATCCGTACGGCAATCAAAATCAATTACAAAGCACCCTATTGACATTTATGAACAATTACGTGAGTTAAACCCATCTCCCTATATGGCATATTTGGAAATGGGCGAAGTTCAAATTGTTAGTGGTTCTCCAGAACTTCTTATTAAAAAAGATGGTGAAGAAGTGAGTACTCGTCCAATTGCAGGGACCCGTTCTCGTGGAACAACTCATGAAGAAGATGTTAAGCTTGCCAATGAGCTTATTCAAAATGAGAAGGAACGGGCCGAACATGTTATGCTCGTTGACTTGGAGCGGAATGACTTAGGGAGAGTTTGTCGATATGGAACGGTAGAAGTTGATGAATTTATGGTTATTGAGAAATATTCACATGTAATGCACATCGTCTCAAATGTGAAAGGGAAGTTAGATAAAAGTAAGAATGCGCATGATTTAATTAGAGCTGTTTTCCCTGGTGGAACGATAACTGGGGCACCTAAAGTGAGGACGATGGAAATTATAGAAGAGTTAGAACCTGTACGTAGAGGAATGTATACAGGGTCAATTGGTTGGATAGGTTTCTCAGATAATATTGAATTAAACATAGTTATTAGAACAATGGTTGTAAAGGATGGCATTGCTCATATTCAAGCAGGTGCAGGTATTGTAATTGATTCAAATCCAAAATATGAGTATAAAGAGTCATTAAAAAAAGCTAAAGCACTGTGGAAGGCTATTGAATTATGTGAAGCTAAGAAAGTAAACTCATTAGAGTAA
- the folB gene encoding dihydroneopterin aldolase codes for MDKIVVNEMMFYGYHGVFTEETKLGQRFLVDVELQLDLSSAGQTDQLQNTVNYGEVYEICQRIVEGKPYKLIEAVGDRITADLLATFVQIEECTVKITKPGPPIPGYYKDVAVFITRSR; via the coding sequence ATAGATAAAATAGTTGTCAATGAAATGATGTTTTATGGATATCATGGGGTATTTACTGAAGAAACAAAATTAGGACAGCGGTTTTTGGTAGATGTTGAGCTTCAACTCGACTTATCAAGTGCCGGTCAAACAGATCAGTTACAAAATACAGTTAACTATGGTGAAGTATATGAAATTTGCCAACGGATTGTGGAGGGAAAACCATATAAATTAATAGAAGCAGTGGGCGATAGAATTACTGCAGATTTATTAGCAACATTCGTCCAAATAGAAGAATGTACTGTGAAAATAACAAAGCCTGGCCCGCCAATTCCGGGTTATTATAAAGATGTAGCAGTATTCATAACAAGGAGTCGCTAA
- the folK gene encoding 2-amino-4-hydroxy-6-hydroxymethyldihydropteridine diphosphokinase, producing MTREAYIALGSNQGDRQLYMFKAIKSLQLHPQITITKTSSIYETNPVGYTDQDQFLNMVIKVNTDLSALDLLTICQHTEEQLGRKREIRWGPRTIDLDILLYNQENIETEQLIVPHPRMLERAFVMVPLLEIDQHVVLGKGVDSSSVNINKLIDREGVHVWKRRIGEDVFERFES from the coding sequence ATGACACGAGAAGCTTATATTGCACTAGGTTCTAATCAAGGTGATAGACAATTATATATGTTTAAGGCTATTAAAAGTTTACAATTGCATCCTCAAATTACTATAACGAAAACTTCATCAATTTATGAGACAAACCCTGTTGGTTACACGGATCAAGATCAATTTTTGAATATGGTAATTAAAGTTAATACAGACCTTTCAGCACTTGATTTATTAACGATTTGTCAACATACAGAAGAACAATTAGGAAGAAAAAGGGAAATTAGATGGGGTCCTCGAACAATTGACCTTGACATTTTGTTATATAATCAAGAAAATATTGAAACAGAGCAACTTATTGTTCCACATCCACGAATGCTTGAAAGAGCATTCGTCATGGTACCATTGTTAGAGATCGATCAACATGTTGTCCTTGGAAAAGGTGTTGATTCATCGTCGGTTAATATCAACAAATTAATTGATAGAGAAGGGGTACATGTATGGAAACGGAGAATTGGGGAAGACGTATTCGAGCGTTTCGAAAGCTAA
- a CDS encoding helix-turn-helix transcriptional regulator, which yields METENWGRRIRAFRKLKGYTQQSFAKDLGVSITLLGEVERGNRLPSEELVKDISDKLEVSIGELSPFSDL from the coding sequence ATGGAAACGGAGAATTGGGGAAGACGTATTCGAGCGTTTCGAAAGCTAAAGGGCTATACCCAACAAAGTTTTGCAAAAGATCTTGGGGTTTCAATAACTTTGTTAGGAGAGGTAGAGAGAGGGAATCGATTACCTAGCGAAGAGTTAGTGAAAGATATTTCGGATAAACTTGAGGTAAGTATAGGTGAGTTATCGCCTTTTAGTGACCTATAA